A window of Perognathus longimembris pacificus isolate PPM17 chromosome 6, ASM2315922v1, whole genome shotgun sequence contains these coding sequences:
- the LOC125353610 gene encoding olfactory receptor class A-like protein 1 has protein sequence MLVPYTPEKYQVTKYFSQIYIVTDDVFQRGVFWIQHFLLMRHEIILSLTKGTIFLFVATLGSVGNIMVFVNCIYRFWGEAQKKSIHLILIHLAFANTVILLSKGLPKSIAAFGLRHFLDDTGCKMIVYLERVARDLSICTSSLLTVVQAITISPRGSLCWRFKPKTPWQILPLFPLFWILSSLKSINLLYNITSSRKNTSETSNDNNYCSFQPNNQKIKWIFLILMALHNSMVQGVMGGASGYMIFLLHRHHQHVLYLQSSKLHQALPEIRAAQSVLVLMLCFLFFYWTDYVLSLFLNSVLQNHSAMLDIRELVTCGYAFLCPFVLIQRDGVLTCCNFL, from the coding sequence ATGCTTGTCCCTTATACTCCAGAAAAGTACCAAGTTACAAAATACTTTTCACAGATTTATATCGTTACTGATGATGTCTTTCAGAGAGGTGTTTTCTGGATCCAACATTTTCTGCTCATGAGACACGAAATTATTTTGAGTCTTACTAAAGGtaccatttttctctttgtagcCACACTTGGCAGTGTGGGGAACATCATGGTTTTTGTGAATTGTATATATAGATTTTGGGGAGAAGCTCAGAAGAAATCTATACACCTTATTCTCATCCACTTGGCATTTGCAAATACCGTAATACTTCTTTCCAAAGGATTGCCAAAATCAATAGCAGCTTTTGGTTTGAGACACTTCTTGGATGATACAGGCTGTAAGATGATTGTTTATCTGGAAAGGGTGGCCCGGGACCTTTCCATCTGCACCAGCAGTCTCCTCACTGTGGTCCAGGCCATCACCATCAGTCCCAGAGGCTCTCTGTGCTGGAGATTCAAGCCAAAGACTCCATGGCAAATTCTCCCCCTGTTTCCCCTCTTTTGGATTCTCAGTTCCTTGAAAAGCATCAACTTACTTTATAACATCACAAGTAGCAGAAAAAACACATCAGAAACGTCTAATGATAACAATTACTGTTCTTTCCAACCAAATAATCAGAAAATCAAATGGATATTTCTTATTCTCATGGCCTTACACAATTCCATGGTTCAGGGTGTCATGGGTGGGGCCAGCGGCTACATGATATTTCTTCTCCACAGGCACCACCAGCATGTTCTCTACCTTCAGAGCTCTAAGCTTCACCAAGCTCTGCCTGAAATAAGAGCTGCTCAGAGTGTTCTCGTTCTgatgctctgttttcttttcttctattggaCAGATTatgttctttctctatttttaaattctgtCTTACAAAATCATTCTGCAATGTTAGATATTCGAGAACTTGTAACCTGTGGTTATGCATTTCTCTGCCCGTTTGTCCTGATTCAGAGAGATGGAGTTCTGACCTGTTGCAATTTTCTATAG